One genomic region from Mytilus trossulus isolate FHL-02 chromosome 9, PNRI_Mtr1.1.1.hap1, whole genome shotgun sequence encodes:
- the LOC134684869 gene encoding uncharacterized protein LOC134684869: MTDLFYFVIFIPLICGQVWDADVYWNGRYAANGINYNADDTANGMWSHNQDEYMKDYPFSQSCTGCDCTVLLQDELLKSCDGIVEIVSYSFPNISRSTFAASTTSITIQDCTYFDIADDTFTSLTSLNSLTIQNCGITTMPYVELSPLTILLILKQQI, from the exons ATGACAGACTTAttctattttgtgatttttattcCCTTAATTTGTGGTCAGGTATGGGATGCTGACGTTTACTGGAATGGAAGATATGCAGCAAATGGGATAAATTACAATGCAG ATGATACAGCCAATGGGATGTGGTCACACAACCAAGATGAATACATGAAAGATTATCCGTTCTCACAAAGCTGTACTGGTTGTGATTGCACAGTTCTTCTTCAAGATGAATTATTAAAATCATGCGACGGAATAGT ggaGATTGTATCCTATTCGTTTCCAAATATTTCAAGGTCAACATTTGCTGCATCAACAACATCGAT AACAATTCAGGATTGTACATACTTTGATATAGCAGACGATACATTCACTAGCCTTACCAGTCTTAACTCGCT AACTATACAGAATTGCGGTATCACCACAATGCCATATGTTGAACTTTCACCTTTAACCATTCT ATtgatattaaaacaacaaatttag